The segment AATCATGGTCTGGATACTGCTTAGCTCCTTAACCAACCATTCCCAAACTGTAAATGGTCGACATTTGCTGAATAATGATGAGACATGAAAGTGTGCATTAGAGATGATGCTGTGTTTGTTTTGACAAATCAAAGGCCCTTTTAATTTTCATCTCCATTAAAAAAGAATAAGCTTATGCGAATAATTTTTTATCTTCAAGTCTGAGCTGCTGTGCATTTTTTAATAGGTTTTCAGTCCTGTTATCTGACCATTCTGTTTGTatgtaaaacatttttgaatggtGTTTCCAGGATGATGCTTGtgattattttcaaaataatatatctcGCTGAGCAGCCTGAAtcggtaatgtaatgtaattaacaGATTCAACTCCCCATACAGTCATACGGAAAGTCTGCGATATGTTCACTTCCATTTAGATGAATCCATTAGAGCTGTAATTAAGTGATTTCATTATGCTTTAATTTGAATTTCATGACAATTTCATTACCCCAGAAACACAATTCCCACAATACTGATTGCCTGTAGACTCTTTTTAATTTAACATTAATGTATtcatatttacattttataaatagGTCTTTTAAAGTGCTCCATTAGAGGCTGAAAATGAAGATGAGTATCagaaaaagaaaatgaagatgCAACTAAACATTTGTTTAGGAAATGAAGACAATTCAAAGCTGTTTCTAACCCTTTCTGTTTACTGTACATGCAAAGAAGAAGTACACCAAATCAAATAATAAAATTAGTTACAAGACAGTTACATTCCAAACACCAACCTCATTATGATAGTAACGCTTTATTTGTCGCATGCTACACCTGTTTTCATGTTTAATTTGTCCATTAAGTAACTTGTTGCATTTACTTGAGTACAGTATTTTAACAATCACATTTTGAGCACTTGGATTTTCTATATTATACTTGACTATATTATGCTACTTCATACTTCTCTATCACATTTCAGTGTAAAATATTGTTCCTTTTCACCACCAACTACAGTTATTTAACATTGACCGTTCCTTTACtttcttaaaatatatatttaaatactaCTACATACTACTACCACCTGAGTATTAATTTTGATACAAGACTTGCAATGCAGTAattcccccccctttttttttttaagtctgCATATTATATCGAATGCGTGGTTTTACTCTGGATTATAGAGGTTACAATACATGAGGTATTGATATATCTTGCTGGTGATCTCATGCTCAGACTAACAGTCAATTTTTCTTATGCTATCACCTCTTTTATTCAGCCCTGTTTTCTTTTAACTGCGGGTCACACTGCCCTCTTTATCTCAAGAAGAATTATGTATTTGCGGTTCTGTATTTTCTCTCTGTCGCCCACCACCATCCACTTCTAATATTCATACTCTTGGAGTCACGGTGTCTGATGCCGCAGGGGCCCACCACGGGCCGGTTGATCCTTATCTCTTCCCTGTCGGCCTCCTTCTGGCAAAACCATTGCTCTTGTTGCACCGGCAGGTTTCTTGCTGCTACTGTACCTCATCACCTGCCTGCTGTTGTCTTGGGGGCTTGTTATTATCATTGCTGATCTCGAATTCAGACTACCTCCTCCTGTGCATGAAGGAAATACTGTACAAGAAGAGGGGGGAATGTAGGGGTGCCACTGTGTGTGATTCTATTACAAAAAGGCCCTTATGCAAAGGAAAACCTACACATGATGTGTAaaatcatgtgtgtgtgtgtcccattGATTAATTAGGTTAAGATTAAAGTCTCTGGTGATGAATATAAGTCAATGCAAAGTACTTCTAGTTACAAAAACATGTTGTGCGTAATTTTGTGCGTTTGATGGTTCACAGTATATCTGTTTCTGCATATGCACAATGCAAACAATATTATAAAAATCAAGAAATTACCTTTTTATTGAAAAAGTAAATGTAGTGTAATTCAATAGATCATATAGTTCTTTCAAATGTTTTCTGTTAACTCTTTCTCACTATAGAATAAAGGTCTTTTTTACATTTCTATTATTTTGTCACTTTTGTGTCTTCAATGATACAACTTGTAAAAGTGTGGAAaacttggggaaaatgttttaaTTGTGTCTATTATGACACTACTAATTAAAAAATATGAGAATCTTTTAAAAGCAAATTATAGAAAATATATTGTTGAAGATCATTCTGTTAAACCAATAATTCAATTAAACTAAGGCTATGGTTTCAAAGTTTTTATTCATCAAATTCCAGTTAACTATAGACAGACTGAGAGAAACATCATTGTTATAAACTAtacatcctcttcatcctcttccGGTGTCTTCACATCCTCTCTTCAATTTCAATCAGACACTTGTCTCTTTtgccctctcttcctctctccggCTCTTCATACTCTTCCTCTCCACAGTCATCTTGTTCACAGCTCCTCAGAGTGGAAAGCTGAAGGCCAGAGGACAAAATGAGGTGCTTATCAATCCAAGTTATTGCTAGAATAAATATAAAGACGAGACAAGcaataatttaattttttttatgcactggtcaattttgagagtTTCGTCTATTTAGCTTTTCCAATTGAACATACCCAAAGGTGCTTATATCATCTCTTTATATCTACTTTTGTATTTCTTAATTGACCAGAAGAAAGCACTCGATAatgcctcatttgcatatttaaatagaacatttgaaaaggcatgtAAACCAAATTTCCTCTGTAAAAACTATTTACTCGAATATGTCAAGTCAATATTTGAACCTGGAATTATCCAATGTTCTAACTCTTGTTGCAGACAATTCCTCATTAGaacaaaaacataacatggcatacaacttgtaatacaaacaaatattgCTTAAATGTCAGTATACAACTGAGAAAGTTTCAAAGTGATATATTTTGGTTAAAATATTTACCATATTCACTTGTAGTTTCTCTGTTTAAACACGACAAATTCAGTTTATTTTTGATAGTACCTGGCAAGCAGTAAATGCCATATATGCTGCCAGCATAAAAAAAAGTCTGTCTTTCTGCTGTTGTTTTTACCTTGAACCTCTGTAAATGTACTTCTTCTAATATTTCTAAAACACAAACTCTCTGACTTACTACCTACTCAATCTTAATGAGAGCACCCATTAAATGCTGTTGTGAAataaaaagcacttcagttcCAGTGAATTAGCAGACATTTTAATGGGCTGTTGGTTCTGTTAAttaaagaaggaagacgagatACAAGGTTTATTTTCTGCTTAATGTATTTTCCCAATTTAACATGAGGGGCGTCAAATTCATTATAACTCCGTTAGTCAGTGAGTGATGAAGTTCTGCAGCTTCATTATTGCCATTATATAGTGAGTTTGGATTATCTTGATGAGCGTAAACTTTGATTTTCAATGTATTTCCATGCTGATTTATAGTCTTTCTATATAACTAGTTTAAATCATGAtttggtgcatgtaaatgcCATGTCCTGAATAAGATGTAAGGCAGGATAATCATTTTATTCGCGATATTATTAGACATGAAATGGTAAATTAGCATGAGGCGATTTTCTTACATGTGAGGGTTTCAGTAAGCTGGTGAATACCTTGCTCCTCATCATCAGGGGCTACCAAACTGACTGCAAAATTCCAAATCATCTCCAACCAATCAGAGCTTTCCTGAGCAGTGACATCAGCGAGGACTCCTGCAGGGCTTGATTTGATTGGACGAAAACCACCTAAATAGAACACAGAAACAAACAATAGAATACAATACAACTAAATGCAAAGCAGACTTGTGTGGGATATTACCAACAGATGATATCCAACATATTTTATTGAGTACCAATTAACTGAAGTTAACAGGGGTGGATACAATATTAGGGACACTAACTATGTCTGAAAAACAACTTTACACATCATTCAAATTCAAATGTTAAACTTAACAATTGTATTAATCAGTATGTAAGCATTTTTTGATGTTTTTTCATGTGAATGTGTAttaatattgtattttattctAATGTTTAACTACAAATTGTACCCCTGGGGACAAATTAGGCGTTTTGAATTTAAGTTAATTCAAATTGATGCGGTTTCTTTTGTCCAAAAGCAACAGTGAACAAACTGGCTTTTCTATTTTTCTAATCTTTTTACCTATTTTGAATTCTGAAAATGTATGAATGGTTTGTGGTAGTGAGAATCAGGACCATAGTAGGTAAAGCATGGAGAATTTTTGATTCTTAAATTACATCAGAGCAACTTTAAAGTGAGGGTTAAATCTACTTAATGAAGCACTAGGGAGTGAATGTGATAATGGCTTAAGAGTCTCTGCTTGCCTCTGGTCCGTAGAACTCTCTTGCCGATGGCAGAAGGAGGAGGGAGACCTAAGAGGAAAagacacataaacacgagaAACACAACATTAACAGAGACGCCATGATGGGAAGTGGAGAATAGAGTTTCCAGACAATCCATAACAAAAGATAAAGTCACCCAGAAGAACAATGATTTGTGACATTCAATGTACTGCAAGTTTCAATCATTCACAGCCAGATATATAGTTTGATGCAATAATGGCAAACgtgataaaaaaagaaaaccaaACCAGCACCACTGCAGCTGTTAGGACTTACTGTATCTCAGATGACTTGAAGGACATGCTGGATGAGAACACAGCAAGAAAccgcagaagaaaaaaaaagcattTCAACATTACGAACAGTTTCATCTGTATAACCACCGCTGGCATTGTTTGTCCCAATATATCTATAGTATACTACAAAAAAACTGTGTGTAGCAGTATTTCCAATCACTAAATTTTGATTTACACTCCAGTAGTCTGAAATGTGCACCTCAAACAAGTGCCAAAAGGCCACTTCTGTTATGTGTATATAAGTTGTGACTTGTGCCTTTATAATGGTTACTACAATATTTAGTTATGCTTTATAGATCGGTTATAAGGCAAtcattttaaaggtcacctatcatgctatttttaggcaatagcataggtctcagatatataaaaatatatacaaaacatgtcgatgaagtgttttgctcaaaataccaaacagatcacccattctagccatgcctcatatccctctatttcagttcctgtttcaaaagtgctgattttatgtataaagctttaaagaaaaaaggaggggtctgagctcatgcgggacctggcagctactgtctaaactaaatactgccgtgatgaaacgccatatcatggattatttctgaaacagtatggagctcaaaggctttctctcttgccggttataccacaaggtgagttcctttttatttcctgcttcttcacacacatgctctccagtacaggttagctctgagtgttagcgatgctaatgtaaacaccgaccatattacgtccaaaacagtagggcattgtttctgatagcaactttctgatagtgccgtgggtccacatttccaatattacgtcatatcggacgcaaatctggatcagctccgttgtacccccgtttttagagatttgggtacggaggaaaagagagagggttttatttgctgacgctgcgtgagttccctgacacaccggggacacatatttatgtataaaagacataaaaaagtgtattttgcatgataggtcccctttgaTGGATTTTGTGTTGCCAGATTTTCGCTTAACCTACTGCACTGCAATGGACTTGACCTCTTACCCTCATGGAAATTGCTGCAGAACATCTACAGAAAGATCTATTTATTGACAAAGTATTCAAATTAAAAAATGCACACTTTAAATCATGAATATCTATCAATTCCCTTGTTAGTTTTTAACAGGAAAGCCCTGTTGAAGTTAaggatctctttttcaagagagaccagaggcctgtacgacgaagctggattttcgcttagcgagcTAACTTCAGGGGAAAAtgtgggtttccggtcctacgacgctggttctctttttagcgggctagatctctgtggtaacttatgctgaacggctagcctggggggtatactacgaagctggttcaacctatcctggatatgttttgagttatccggttgacttaatccaaaacgaagccgctctcgctaaactgtcctacaacgctggctatcaactcattcgctcaagccagccgtgtcctatctagttaggtgcgcgttcacatgaaaggggtggtatctggagcattcgaccaatcacaaacatggagaagcgcactgacagggcagcgtcatacttcctgaatgaaaagtcaactataatagacaaatatgaagaagttaaactttaaacatccatgacttaaacactttatccaggataaaaacctcatagctgcacctgcaaggtgaatacagctggtaaaagaaaaagtgtttgaatgcgtacattaacaggtttatgatatcactgccccgtccaagacacgagtggatctgactttaattacatttgactcgagtgtttcgtcaacttaatgtgttgcttaaaataataataataattccttatatttataatagcgcttttccagatgctcaaagcgcttcacaaatacacattacacatacatgcaatggtcatgtactgtggacaatacccacaggagcaagttcaggtgaagtgtcttgcccaaggacacaatacTTATGCATACAGTAGCCAtatgacactgtgagtgttgcacagccagatacggctcagctgactcagataatgaaataatatgatacattatgatgtgatatgaatgataatgggacatatcgactcacagtgccgcggactgtaggcaacgtaatgttactttgatccggttacttatgttgtggcagatatttaattaagctttcttaacatactagtataatagttataatagtcagactgctctgaacatgggaggtgatgttctattcattttcacgttcacacagtcggtgattttggccggccgtctttcctgcaacggcagtttaaactgtatttcctccgcacactgagctctgattggtcagcaggcgtggtgctttcgctgagttgatctcttatcctggaacctatccgGCTTCGGAGCACAtgctaggttccaggataagtcaccatggagatctagcccgctaaaaagtgaaccagcttcgtagtaccggaaatcccagaagttatctCGCTAAATGAAAATCCTGCtttgtagtataccccccaggttagccgctcagcttaagttaccatggagatctagcccgctaaaaagagaaccagcttcgt is part of the Pseudochaenichthys georgianus chromosome 24, fPseGeo1.2, whole genome shotgun sequence genome and harbors:
- the LOC117439528 gene encoding triadin-like isoform X5 yields the protein MSSETSGEEAVPPPRTNQRTFLDDVILTFTSPMAWLLVVALILTWSGVAIVLFDLLDYKTLSGLPPPSAIGKRVLRTRGGFRPIKSSPAGVLADVTAQESSDWLEMIWNFAVSLVAPDDEEQGIHQLTETLTSFHSEEL
- the LOC117439528 gene encoding triadin-like isoform X4, whose protein sequence is MSSETSGEEAVPPPRTNQRTFLDDVILTFTSPMAWLLVVALILTWSGVAIVLFDLLDYKTLSACPSSHLRYSLPPPSAIGKRVLRTRGGFRPIKSSPAGVLADVTAQESSDWLEMIWNFAVSLVAPDDEEQGIHQLTETLTSFHSEEL
- the LOC117439528 gene encoding triadin-like isoform X2, whose protein sequence is MSSETSGEEAVPPPRTNQRTFLDDVILTFTSPMAWLLVVALILTWSGVAIVLFDLLDYKTLSEYTSHCDDPVCFSNGLPPPSAIGKRVLRTRGGFRPIKSSPAGVLADVTAQESSDWLEMIWNFAVSLVAPDDEEQGIHQLTETLTSFHSEEL
- the LOC117439528 gene encoding triadin-like isoform X3 gives rise to the protein MSSETSGEEAVPPPRTNQRTFLDDVILTFTSPMAWLLVVALILTWSGVAIVLFDLLDYKTLSEYTSHCDDPVCFSNACPSSHLRYSLPPPSAIGKRVLRTRGGFRPIKSSPAGVLADVTAQESSDWLEMIWNFAVSLVAPDDEEQAFHSEEL
- the LOC117439528 gene encoding triadin-like isoform X1; amino-acid sequence: MSSETSGEEAVPPPRTNQRTFLDDVILTFTSPMAWLLVVALILTWSGVAIVLFDLLDYKTLSEYTSHCDDPVCFSNACPSSHLRYSLPPPSAIGKRVLRTRGGFRPIKSSPAGVLADVTAQESSDWLEMIWNFAVSLVAPDDEEQGIHQLTETLTSFHSEEL